From a region of the Arachis ipaensis cultivar K30076 chromosome B09, Araip1.1, whole genome shotgun sequence genome:
- the LOC107619122 gene encoding uncharacterized protein LOC107619122 isoform X1 → MAQTIFHFIGTPPLLPPSNSKLQLRRNHVFQCQCFSNTSSNSNSNGSAPNSRRKSSNSETETPPLLKAAVSAVTELLRLLSPSNQASSLSEDTEEFRDEFPLSSVDDVLNIIQSDYDKAYFVTGNFTNSIYAENCIFEDPTIKFRGRELYARNLKLLVPFFDCASIRLQKIEKDVDSETNFVLATWKLRTNLNLPWRPLISIDGSTYYELDKDFKIVRHVESWNVSALEAILQIFTFTSEITGV, encoded by the exons ATGGCTCAAACAATATTCCACTTCATTGGAACACCTCCTCTTCTCCCACCTTCAAATTCCAAG TTGCAGTTGAGAAGGAATCACGTGTTCCAATGCCAGTGTTTCTCAAATACAAGCAGTAACAGTAACAGTAACGGTAGCGCACCGAATAGTAGAAGAAAGAGTTCTAACTCAGAAACCGAAACACCTCCGTTACTCAAAGCTGCAGTGAGTGCAGTGACGGAGCTCTTGAGGCTCTTATCCCCTTCAAATCAAGCAAG CTCTTTGAGCGAAGATACCGAGGAATTCCGAGATGAATTCCCTCTTTCTAGCGTTGATGATGTCCTGAACATCATCCAGTCTGATTATGACAAAGCTTATTTTGTTacag GAAACTTCACCAATTCAATTTATGCCGAAAACTGTATCTTTGAAGATCCAACTATTAAATTTCGTG GTAGGGAGCTATATGCACGCAACCTGAAATTGCTCGTTCCCTTCTTTGACTGTGCATCAATTAGACTGCAAAAGATTGAGAAG GATGTCGATTCTGAAACAAACTTTGTGCTAGCAACTTGGAAACTAAG GACCAATTTGAACCTTCCTTGGAGACCTCTGATTTCAATTGATGGAAGCACATATTATGAATTAGATAAAGATTTCAAA ATTGTTAGACATGTTGAGAGTTGGAATGTTTCTGCACTTGAAGCAATATTGCAGATTTTCACCTTTACCTCTGAAATCACCGGTGTTTGA
- the LOC107619122 gene encoding uncharacterized protein LOC107619122 isoform X2, which produces MAQTIFHFIGTPPLLPPSNSKLQLRRNHVFQCQCFSNTSSNSNSNGSAPNSRRKSSNSETETPPLLKAAVSAVTELLRLLSPSNQASSLSEDTEEFRDEFPLSSVDDVLNIIQSDYDKAYFVTGRELYARNLKLLVPFFDCASIRLQKIEKDVDSETNFVLATWKLRTNLNLPWRPLISIDGSTYYELDKDFKIVRHVESWNVSALEAILQIFTFTSEITGV; this is translated from the exons ATGGCTCAAACAATATTCCACTTCATTGGAACACCTCCTCTTCTCCCACCTTCAAATTCCAAG TTGCAGTTGAGAAGGAATCACGTGTTCCAATGCCAGTGTTTCTCAAATACAAGCAGTAACAGTAACAGTAACGGTAGCGCACCGAATAGTAGAAGAAAGAGTTCTAACTCAGAAACCGAAACACCTCCGTTACTCAAAGCTGCAGTGAGTGCAGTGACGGAGCTCTTGAGGCTCTTATCCCCTTCAAATCAAGCAAG CTCTTTGAGCGAAGATACCGAGGAATTCCGAGATGAATTCCCTCTTTCTAGCGTTGATGATGTCCTGAACATCATCCAGTCTGATTATGACAAAGCTTATTTTGTTacag GTAGGGAGCTATATGCACGCAACCTGAAATTGCTCGTTCCCTTCTTTGACTGTGCATCAATTAGACTGCAAAAGATTGAGAAG GATGTCGATTCTGAAACAAACTTTGTGCTAGCAACTTGGAAACTAAG GACCAATTTGAACCTTCCTTGGAGACCTCTGATTTCAATTGATGGAAGCACATATTATGAATTAGATAAAGATTTCAAA ATTGTTAGACATGTTGAGAGTTGGAATGTTTCTGCACTTGAAGCAATATTGCAGATTTTCACCTTTACCTCTGAAATCACCGGTGTTTGA
- the LOC107615439 gene encoding uncharacterized protein LOC107615439: protein MIPACFSQPNTPSSSRTSQQLQNVVTRIYQTQLCNNNNNTTYLTLSWSRTLFSHSLTIFAPQIFSIIIPLRPPTFPFFRTRPGSKSIYLPGRKHKPSQKIKIYWDFSNARFFQNHAEPESCFYLAIWCNGRLEFFLGDLIQNQQAPCDQVLLSRREHVFGTMSYVSRGVFLGSKHEIEIECINNEGVLRVKVDGEVCLLVKRLAWKFRGNEKIFIDGVEVEFYWDVLRWVVNNSNGGNGNKHGHGVFVFQVGDGAVWPEMVGPEKRLMRKSLPGSTTVGAPSVLPSLSPASSSGVLQWAEESSDGGRSSCSSSTRSCGGNGNGNGNGGGFSLLLYAWRIE, encoded by the coding sequence ATGATCCCTGCTTGTTTCAGCCAACCCAACACACCATCAAGCTCACGTACTTCCCAACAGTTACAAAACGTTGTAACACGCATATACCAAACACAACTTtgcaataacaacaataacacaACGTACCTCACTCTAAGCTGGTCAAGAACACTTTTTTCTCATTCTTTAACCATTTTTGCACCACAGATATTCTCCATAATCATACCTCTAAGGCCACCAACTTTCCCATTCTTCAGAACAAGACCAGGATCGAAATCCATCTACCTCCCCGGGCGGAAACACAAGCCATCACAGAAGATCAAGATTTACTGGGACTTCTCCAATGCAAGATTCTTCCAGAACCATGCTGAGCCAGAGTCATGCTTCTACCTAGCAATATGGTGCAATGGAAGGCTTGAATTCTTTCTTGGTGATCTCATTCAGAATCAACAAGCACCCTGTGATCAGGTTCTGCTTTCCAGAAGAGAGCATGTGTTTGGAACAATGAGTTATGTGTCAAGGGGTGTGTTCTTGGGTTCTAAACATGAGATAGAGATTGAGTGCATCAATAATGAAGGGGTGTTAAGAGTGAAAGTGGACGGTGAAGTTTGCTTGCTTGTGAAGAGGCTTGCATGGAAGTTCAGAGGGAATGAGAAGATCTTCATTGATGGAGTAGAAGTTGAGTTCTATTGGGATGTGCTGCGTTGGGTGGTTAATAATAGCAATGGTGGAAATGGGAATAAACATGGCCATGGTGTGTTTGTGTTTCAAGTTGGTGACGGTGCTGTATGGCCTGAAATGGTGGGTCCAGAGAAAAGGTTGATGAGGAAGAGCTTGCCCGGAAGCACTACGGTGGGGGCACCGTCGGTGCTGCCATCGCTGTCGCCCGCGTCGAGTTCAGGAGTGTTGCAGTGGGCAGAGGAGAGTAGTGATGGAGGGCGGAGCTCATGTTCTTCATCAACAAGGTCTTGTGGTGGTAATGGTAATGGTAATGGTAATGGTGGTGGGTTCTCTTTGTTGCTCTATGCTTGGAGAATagaataa
- the LOC107619122 gene encoding uncharacterized protein LOC107619122 isoform X3, with protein MAQTIFHFIGTPPLLPPSNSKLQLRRNHVFQCQCFSNTSSNSNSNGSAPNSRRKSSNSETETPPLLKAAVSAVTELLRLLSPSNQASSLSEDTEEFRDEFPLSSVDDVLNIIQSDYDKAYFVTGNFTNSIYAENCIFEDPTIKFRGRELYARNLKLLVPFFDCASIRLQKIEKDQFEPSLETSDFN; from the exons ATGGCTCAAACAATATTCCACTTCATTGGAACACCTCCTCTTCTCCCACCTTCAAATTCCAAG TTGCAGTTGAGAAGGAATCACGTGTTCCAATGCCAGTGTTTCTCAAATACAAGCAGTAACAGTAACAGTAACGGTAGCGCACCGAATAGTAGAAGAAAGAGTTCTAACTCAGAAACCGAAACACCTCCGTTACTCAAAGCTGCAGTGAGTGCAGTGACGGAGCTCTTGAGGCTCTTATCCCCTTCAAATCAAGCAAG CTCTTTGAGCGAAGATACCGAGGAATTCCGAGATGAATTCCCTCTTTCTAGCGTTGATGATGTCCTGAACATCATCCAGTCTGATTATGACAAAGCTTATTTTGTTacag GAAACTTCACCAATTCAATTTATGCCGAAAACTGTATCTTTGAAGATCCAACTATTAAATTTCGTG GTAGGGAGCTATATGCACGCAACCTGAAATTGCTCGTTCCCTTCTTTGACTGTGCATCAATTAGACTGCAAAAGATTGAGAAG GACCAATTTGAACCTTCCTTGGAGACCTCTGATTTCAATTGA